DNA from Peromyscus leucopus breed LL Stock chromosome 3, UCI_PerLeu_2.1, whole genome shotgun sequence:
TGGTgaacacacctgtagtcccaaggtatctgttcaaggtcagcctggtctacaaggcaagttccaggacagccaggactgttaaacagagaaaccctgtgttgaaaaaacaaaaacaaacggaaaaataaaactagccagcatatcTGCCAATGAATTATCAAGTGTGTGGTGAGGGCTGACGCAGGCAAGTGTTGAAGCCAGGGGTTATACTGGAGTTTCGGGCAGGGCAGTGACCAGCACAAAACTGGACTGCGgtgctaagtgtgtgtgtgtgtgtgtgtgtgtgtgtgtgtgtgtgtgtgtgtgtgtgttgctagggatCACACCCAGGCCCCTGACAGATAGGCAAGTGCATGTCTCTGTGCCCTCTGCCAGGTTATCAGTGTTGACTACCTGTGAAAATGTTGACCACTTactttttttggttgtttcatAGGTTAAAAATCTGtcctcagccaggcggtggtggtgcacgccttaaatcccagcacttgggaggctgaggcaggtggatctctatgagttccaggccagcctgagctacagagtgagttccaggaagggctccaaagctacacagagaaacctgcctcaaaaaacaaaaaaaaaagaaagtgttttcaatatgaattattttaaatagctgtgtgtgtctgcatgtgggtatgtgcatgagaCTGCAGGTGACCCTAGAGGCAAGAGACATTAGACTCCCTGGAACttaagttacagacagctgtgagccacctgacttaggtgctgagaatcaaactccggtctcctggaagaacagcaagtgctcttaactgctgagccatctctccaacccaactGTTCCTTCTAGAGAAGGTCTTTAAAAGCTCAGCTTAGCCTGGAACTCTCACTGTGGAACAGAGGAAGACCTCCAGCTCCTGATCCAAATGCCCCACTTCCAGAGTTCTAGAATCTCAagagtgagccaccacacctacctGAACATCTCACCACCATCTTCTTCAGTGTTTAAATGCTTTACAGAGATACTTCATTCTTTTAAGGAAAATGAAGCTATACGAAAcaatgggaaattaaaaaaaacaaacaactgaggCCTTGCTTCTTGCCCCCCGCCCGCCACCATTCAGCAAACATCTCAGTTCCCACAGGGAAGAGCCCTGTTAAAAGTAACACAACACACCTGCTTCCTTCACTTAGCACCATTTATTGTACTAAAGGTCAGCCTTTTCTACTCAAGGTAGAAAACATGAAGTCTGAAGAACACATTTACAGGACACCAAAGGAAGAGCACGTGACTCAAGCCACAGGTCTCCACTCTTTGGACAACACAGAGAACAGTATTCAAACTTCCAGTTTAATAAGACAAACATAAgatctttttgagacaaagaggtttaaaaacataaaaccaatgTTGCAATACTTCGGCGCCTGCTGACTTCTCAAACACAGGCACCCTCTACACGGGCATGTGGCCACTTCGCTCACGGAATGTTGTAGGCTAAGGCTTGACACAAAAAGGCTGTTGGGAAACCTTGAGTCACTTGCTGATCTTAGAGCATCAAGGAGACCAGGATGCTGGCAAACACTCCACAGCCATCCTCAAAGGAAGAGCATAGCACACTGGTGTTTACATAGTGCTTGTAGGAACATGGGGAAAAGTTAAATTAGGACATTAAATGAAGGCCAGGCATgctagtgcacgcctttaatcccagcactcgggtggcagaggcaggcagtctctgaattcgaggctagcctggtaaatcaagttccaggacagccaggactacacagagaaaccctgtctcaaaaaaaagaaaaaagaaaaaaagaaaaaaaccaaaaaacaaacaaacaaaaaggagagaaaaaaatgaagtcaaatgAAAATCAGGATACAAAACAGTACATACCCTATGACCTCAGCTACGACAAACAGCTTCAACCAATCAAAATATGCCCTCCTAAGAGAGCACCGTTATAGTGCTTACACGAAGCTGAGTACACatggcctttcttcttcccttcagtTGGACTGTCTTTTCTGGTGTGTGCAGCCATACCCAGCTTTCTCTAATTTTTCTCTACTAAaggaatgaaaaaggaacaaaaattatATCTTATAGAAATGTCCGACAGAAGTAATATGAATATTTGAATATGTAAGAAATGATGTGACCATCCATAAAACCACTGTGTACTTTGTGAGCCATTGTTGGGAGGGTGTGGCTGGGTGGAGCTTCAAaaccagccccctcctccccacccctcccaccccaaatCAGTGTGACCAGGTCCTGCCAAGAGAAGATGCAGAGCCCTGCTCGATTGCCAGGGACTGACAGAGCAACCTAAACTCCCACTCTAGCAGCGGCTTACTCCAGACAGCTCTTCAAAACCAGAATGAAACACAAGGCTGCTCTTCTCTGTCTGTGCGGACAGCAAGTTACAAAAACACTCTTGACAGTGGCTGCCGACAGCCCAGCTGGTTAAAGCCGAGAGTGCTGCCGGAGTGGATCAGGAGGCAGGCCACAGtatcagaccctgtctccaaacaagagAAGGACAGAGCAGGCCatggtgcacacatgtgctcccAACACTGGGGCggggacacaggaggatcacaagtccaATGCTAGTCACCTACTGAGTGACTGAGGTTGGCCTGGGCTACACGAcgacacactgtctcaaaaaaataaaataaacaacagcaacaaaaaaggtAGAAACAGCCAGGTGGCGgcagtggagcacgcctttaatcccagcactcggaaggcagagccaggtggatctctgtgagttcaaggccagcctggtctacagagcgagatccaggacaggcaccaatactacacagaggaaaccctgtctcaaaaaacaaaacaaaacaaacaacaaaaaaaaggtagCAACAAAGTGCTGAGACATGGGAAATCAGAAAAAAGTTCTTTCTAAACACAAGATGCTAAGCTGTTCCTTTACTTGTACACTTAAGGCTTTTCTCAGAGAGACAgaccctccaaactctcccaccAAGCACCTGACGGTTTGTTCGGCCAACATTCCAGACTGAAGACTCCTGTCACCTTAGGCACTGGGCCTCGAAGAACGTCCATCCCTGCCTTGGGGccttctcagccttccaagagCAGGAGGCAGGTGCCCTCTGTTCACTTGCTGCTGCATTTCCACATTAAAGGGCACACTGCAACCCCAGCTGAAGAACTTACACAAATATCCTTACACAGAACTTCCCGACTTACcaggaagcaaaataaaaaacGCCTTCTGATGAGTGCTTCTAGAAAGGGCAGATTCAGTGGCCTTTTGTGACGCTCATCCTTAAGCACCACAAGGCCCAGTGACATTAGTTAACTTtcttttacacaatggagtgtatTTTACTCCGAGAATGAAACATTTTTACATGGAAAGAAAGTGACCTGTCCTATGTGTGGATTAAGACTCAGAACCATCAAAGCTGGATTCAGGACCACTAATCTCAATGGACTCCTTCAGGCTCCTCTCCCAGGGGCTGATTTTCAAAGTGCTCTTGCGTCAGCCGCTGTATGTCCTTCTGCACATTTGGGTGGTCTTCCAAGTCTTCATAGAGCGACCTGACGATGTCCAGCCTCCTGTAGTTCTCGGGCTTGACCAGGCTTCGCACGACCTGAAGGCACCGCTCTTTCAGGGTATACACTGCAAGGCAGGAAACCAAGTCCTTTGAGGCAGACTCAGACACGTGGTGAGCCAGACACCACCAACCACCAATGACATGGACTTGTGACTCTCACTTCagggaaaaatacaaagaggagcaCGTGCGACAGTGTCACTGCAGCAGGTCTCACAGCGCTGGGCCTGACCTTTTTTCAACTAACCAAATCTGAAGTGACCTTGGTAACTCAGGGCCTAAACCTTAAGCAGGTCTAGCAATGTCTGTATGTCCATTCTTAGGAGCTCTGGGCTACCCTGCTGGAGAGACCACACCGAGAGGGACAAGGCCTTAAGATGTCATTCAAGAGACCCAGCTTTAGGCAACTACCAACAGGAGACAGCTGCATCAGGTCCTAACAGTAAGCAAAACCGCCGCCCAGCCAAGCTCAGCCAGACTGGAGGATTTAACAGATATAATAACGGTCTTGTTAGTTTGGGAGTGAGTGTCGAATGGCAACAGATAACCAACAGTGTATGCCTGGATACTGGGCAACCACTGCTATTTGAACTCACTGGGCAGAGTGGTTCGTACATGTAACCACAGCACTCAGGGGGTTGGGGCAAAATCTCTCTAAATTCAAGGCTAACCTTCTAAACataagttccaggcaagccagggcaataaagaccttgtctcaaaaaataaatgaatgaatgaatgaatgaatgaataaacaaacaaacaaaaattaaaataacataataaatcaggcatgatggtacaagtctataatcccagcactcaggaaacagagacaggaaaaatgGTGGAAgtttggtctacacagagttccaaaACCTTTCTCAATAAACCAAAACAGACCAAGCAGACACCTGCAAtgcaagcactcaggaggcagacacaggggatCTATCTCTGTAGGTGCCAGGACGGCTGTGGCtgcagtgagacactgtctcagaggGAACAGCTCGGTCGGTAAAGCGCTCACTGTGCAAGCTCGAGGGCCTGAGTGGGATTCCTTAAAGCCACGTTAAAAgccagcaatggtggcacatgcttacagtcccagtgctggggcagCGGGAAGGGGGTCCCAGGGACTCACGGGCCAGCCACTCTAGCCTagtcagtgagtcccaggccactcaaagtccctgtctcaaaaattaaggtgcaCAACTAGGTAAATAACATCTGcggctgccctctgccctctactCCCATAATGTATGATAGACCTGCACAAGCAAGTACATTCACAATGGACCAAGAGATCTAGCCTGGCCGGAAGAGTGCGCAAACctctaagtttgatccccagcacgacataaaaccaggcatggggcatatgcctataattccagcaggAAGAttaggggttcaaggtcatccttagctacatattgagtttgaggtcagcctgggaaacatgagatccccctcccctctcaaaaaaaaaaaaaaaaaaaaaaagaccaaaataataaaagtaataaagtcACCAGTCATTGCCATATAAGGCAAAATTGAACTCCTCAAGTCTCTTTTCTGATTACACTGTTGTTTACTTTTGTTGGGTTTTTGCCCTGAGtaaggatctcaccatgtagccctggctgtcctggaactctctaatgtagaccaggttggcctggaactaagatctacctgcctctgcctctcaagtgctgcgaTTAAGGGCATGGCCACCATGACCAGCCCCAGCGTTCTTTCTTTTCCACTTAGAGAGAGGTCTCAGAAAGttgctcagactggccttaaatttgctctgtaggctagtcttgaacttgtgatcctcttgcccccgcctcctgagtaactgggattacagggctcTATCTTACTCTCCCTTTGTTCTGGGTTCCAGGGCACAAGCCTGTTACTAGACCAAGGAACCAATGGTTATCACAACCATACAAAGAGATACCTTGGCTCAGCCAACTTCATAGGAGCCCGGGGTGCTCTGAGACCCACTGTCTTTGTTCAACACaggacagagaaataaaatacttcCATTTCATTTATGGTAGAGGACAAGACTAAAAGGCTAGATACCAGTTGggcgtggtggcatatgcctttaattccaacagtagggaggcaaaggcaggctaatccctgtgagttcgaagctaacctgatctataaagcaagttccaggttggggatttagctcagtggtagagtgcttgcctagtaagcgcaaggccctgggttcaatcctcagctccaaaacaaaacaaaacaaaacaaagcaagttccaggacagccagggctgttacacagagaaactttgtcttgaaaaaccaacacccctcctcaaaaaaaaaagataccctgCCTACCTCCAGCACCCTCCAGTGATCTATCTTCTACTAATTACACTGCTCACcaatatcttttttaaagattgagcCCATATGGTGACTCAGGCCTGCAAATTCTAGCActtaagaaactgaggcaagaagatttctCTAAATTCAAAGTCAGTATGAGTTACAAAGTTCCAGAGAAACCTGGGTTAGAAAGTTAGAttctatttcaaaagaaaaaaaagtaagattgaATATCAACCTGGCAGTGTGATGTTGGCAAAAATAGGCTGTCCATCCACATTGAGGGACGGCACAAACAATTCCGTTTGGTTAACCAGAAGTCCATCATGGGTCCCCGCATCCCTGAAGAGCCAAAGATGACCTGTCAACACAAGCAGAGGATGTTAAGAAGCCACACTGGTCTGAGTAAGGCACCTGTTTATTACCCCAAGCCACAGCAAACACTTGCCTGCCGCTCTGCTTAATGTCCTAACCAAGCCCTTCTAGAAGAGGAGCATGCAACAGCACTCCTCACCATGATTCCTACTCATGAGAAAGCAGGGCTGAAGGGAGATGGCATGCTGGAAgcgaaagaaagcagaaagagcatGCCTGGGCTCTGCAACCATGGCAGGAAAGGACGACATTTAGGTCAGGGAAGCACCACTCCAGGCCAGGAGGTGTAAAAGCAGAATGTTGATATTAGGAGGCCATAGAAgggtgggggtggcgcacgcctttaatcccagcactcgggaggcagaggaaggcggatctttgtgagttcgaagccagcctgggctaccaagtgagttccaggaaaggcgcaaagctacacagagaaaccctgtctcgaaaaaccaaaaaaaaaagaaaaaagaaaaaagaaaaaagaacaggcaAACTGATGTACAGTGTGAAAAGTGGACAAGAGCTTGACTCTGGGAGGGAAGGGGTTCAGTGAGAAGGGGCAGGAAGTATCCTCATGTGACAGAAAAGTTCTCAGTTCACCTAGCTGTAACTGCCAAAACCTCTCAAAGCCCATGAGCTCTGCACCCTCAAGTGTAGATTACACCTTCATTTTTAGAAAGAGGAAACAGCGTCAGCAAAGGAAAGGAGGCAAAGCTCCCTCAGAATACAGCAATCTTTCACGGGACACAAACCTCCTTGAAgacttagtgttttgtttttccgggCACTGAACCCCAGGCCTCCCACCTGACAAGAACGGCCCTAGTACTAACTAGAAACCCAGCTCAAAACTGATAAAaactttcttgagacagggtctcactatgtagctcaggctggtcccaaacctactgcctcagcctcactAACACTGGCATTATCGGCATGCATCATCAGGCCTGCCttaattctttttatataaaatgaggCACAGGATTGGAAATACTGCACAATgatagagttcttgcctagcatgagtgCGTCCTAAGTTCAATTTCTAGCAGTCACCaaaccaacatttaaaaaaaaaaaggaaaaatcaggcAAAGATAAATCTTGGAAAATACAGAATTAACCCAAGTTTTTATGTAAAATAGGAGACTATAGACACTTTGATTTCCTGTTGTGTTCTTCCTCATCAAACATCGGAAGTTTGGTGTAAAAGACAGACCGCTACATGCTGAGGCCTGTTTCAAACCAATGAATACATGAAAGCAGGGGCTGGACAAGTGatgctcagcggttaagagcacttcttcttgcaaaggacccagatttggttcccagcacccgcagaGTGTCTACCCTTTGTACCTACAGTTTCTGGGGATCAGAGCCCCTcgtctggcctctgtaggcacatcatacatacacatggtACAGACACACCCTCAAGGGAAACACCCATACActtgggggggggagacagaccAGACAGAGCCtgacagaatgcttgcctagcatgtgaaaagccctgggttccatcattagcactgaaaaaaaaaaaagtgctacaTCTCCAAACATCTAAgaaatttcttttctcctctataTATCAAAAAAATAATTGGTGAAGCAttagtttatttcatcttattgttTTTGTTGAATCAGGGTAtcatgttgcccagactggcttcaactcctgatcatcctgcctccaccttgttCTCCCAGTTACAAGTTTGTAGTACCACGCCTATCTGCATGAGCTCATTAAATGTACCACCATCAGGAGAGAAGTTCTCTCAAGAGCCTCCCTGGATAGTTATGAAAAGTAGATGGTTCTGTTCACAtgtataatcccaggactcaggaggctgaggcaagaggaatgCCCCAGTTTTTAGTTTGTGTCTCAGTCAATGTCCTACCGCTGTGAGGAAATACCAAGACGACAGTGACACTTGTAAAAGGAAACCTTTAATTGGGaccgg
Protein-coding regions in this window:
- the Vhl gene encoding von Hippel-Lindau disease tumor suppressor, which encodes MPRKAASEEEAAGEPGPEEMEAERPRPVLRSVNSREPSQVIFCNRSPRVVLPLWLNFDGEPQPYPTLPPGTGRRIHSYRGHLWLFRDAGTHDGLLVNQTELFVPSLNVDGQPIFANITLPVYTLKERCLQVVRSLVKPENYRRLDIVRSLYEDLEDHPNVQKDIQRLTQEHFENQPLGEEPEGVH